Proteins found in one Pseudomonadales bacterium genomic segment:
- a CDS encoding aspartate aminotransferase family protein, which translates to MSNSDTSNNDAFWMPFTANRQFKQQPRMMVSAEGMYYTSDDGRKILDGTAGLWCTNAGHGRQAISDAVSQQIQTLDFAPTFQMSHPLPHQFADRLVQHSPDNMDHVFFTNSGSESVDTALKIALAYHRAKGNPSKTRLIGRERGYHGVGFGGISVGGLGNNRRAFGSLLTGVDHLPHAYLPQQTFAHGQPAEGAYLADALEDMVLLHGAENIAAVIVEPLVGSAGVYVPPLGYLERLRAITAKHDILLIFDEVITGFGRVGTGFASTRFGITPDLMTTAKGLTNGALPMGAVFVGNHVHDAFMHGPEEVIELFHGYTYSGHPVAAAAGMATLDIYENEGLFQRVFEIEEYWQQAVHGLRRFDAVKDIRNLGLVAGIELHAGDKPGANGYEVFNHCFWKGNTLVRCTADTIALSPPLTINHEQIDQLVAALGDAIESLHN; encoded by the coding sequence ATGTCGAACTCTGACACATCAAACAACGACGCATTTTGGATGCCATTTACCGCTAATCGTCAGTTTAAACAACAGCCACGCATGATGGTATCGGCTGAGGGTATGTATTACACCTCAGACGATGGGCGAAAAATCTTAGATGGCACCGCAGGCTTGTGGTGTACCAATGCAGGTCATGGTCGTCAGGCCATCTCTGATGCCGTCAGTCAGCAGATTCAAACCCTGGATTTTGCCCCGACCTTTCAAATGAGCCATCCCTTGCCGCACCAGTTCGCCGATCGTCTGGTTCAGCACAGTCCTGATAATATGGATCATGTGTTTTTCACCAACTCAGGTTCAGAGTCGGTCGACACGGCTTTGAAAATTGCGCTGGCTTATCATCGAGCCAAAGGTAACCCCTCGAAAACACGCTTGATTGGTCGTGAACGCGGATACCACGGGGTGGGTTTCGGCGGCATCTCGGTTGGCGGGCTAGGTAATAACCGTCGCGCGTTTGGCAGTCTTTTAACCGGCGTAGACCATCTGCCGCATGCTTATTTACCGCAGCAGACCTTTGCGCATGGTCAGCCCGCCGAGGGCGCCTATTTAGCCGATGCACTTGAAGATATGGTGCTGTTACACGGTGCTGAAAACATCGCCGCGGTCATCGTTGAGCCATTGGTTGGCTCTGCAGGGGTCTATGTACCGCCGCTCGGATACTTAGAGCGATTGCGGGCGATTACCGCCAAGCACGATATTTTATTGATATTCGACGAGGTCATCACTGGCTTTGGCCGCGTTGGTACCGGTTTCGCGTCAACGCGCTTCGGCATCACGCCTGATTTAATGACCACCGCCAAAGGTTTAACCAACGGCGCTTTGCCCATGGGTGCAGTGTTTGTGGGTAATCATGTGCACGATGCCTTTATGCATGGGCCAGAGGAAGTGATTGAACTTTTCCATGGCTATACTTATTCCGGTCACCCTGTGGCAGCAGCGGCAGGTATGGCAACACTCGACATTTATGAGAATGAGGGGCTATTCCAGCGTGTGTTCGAGATTGAAGAGTATTGGCAGCAGGCGGTGCACGGTCTGCGCCGTTTCGACGCGGTCAAGGATATTCGCAATCTCGGCCTAGTCGCGGGGATTGAACTGCACGCCGGCGATAAGCCAGGCGCGAACGGTTATGAAGTATTTAATCATTGCTTCTGGAAAGGCAATACGCTGGTGCGCTGCACGGCCGACACGATTGCCTTGTCGCCACCGTTAACCATTAATCATGAACAAATTGACCAATTAGTTGCCGCCTTAGGCGATGCGATTGAAAGCTTACACAATTAG
- a CDS encoding aldehyde dehydrogenase, producing the protein MAGKNTLDYWQSLAASLTIEGRAFIDGDYQDAQSGETFKCISPIDGRLLAEVASTAKADVDIAVDSAKRQFAAGVWSEKAPAERKTILLKFADLIEAHQDELALLETLDMGKPIGDSLSVDVTGALRALRWTAEATDKIYDEIAATPVDQLGLVTRNPVGVVAAIVPWNFPMIMAAWKFAPALAMGNSVILKPSEKSPLTAIKLAALAHQAGIPSGVFNVLPGFGHTVGEALARHMAVDTLVFTGSTGVAKRLMVMAGETNMKRVWSEAGGKSANIIFADAPDLDAAAEAAASAICYNQGEVCTAGSRLLVQDSVADEFIAKLHQAFKAWQPGNPLDPSTAVGATVDDTQMQQVLRYVASGVADGASLSLGGEQVEPVSNGFYVQPAIFENVSNDMPIAQEEIFGPILSVIRFHDEAEALAMANDSIYGLAAGVWTADLSRAHRMARKLQAGSVWVNQYDGGDMTAPFGGFKQSGNGRDKSLHAFDKYTELKSTWIKL; encoded by the coding sequence ATGGCAGGCAAAAATACCTTAGACTATTGGCAATCTTTAGCAGCGTCATTGACGATTGAAGGTCGAGCATTTATCGATGGCGATTATCAAGATGCGCAAAGTGGCGAAACGTTTAAATGTATCAGCCCAATCGATGGCCGCCTGCTGGCTGAGGTAGCCAGTACGGCAAAGGCAGATGTGGATATTGCCGTCGATAGCGCGAAACGCCAGTTTGCTGCAGGCGTATGGTCTGAAAAAGCACCCGCAGAACGCAAAACGATATTGCTCAAATTCGCCGATTTAATTGAAGCGCATCAAGATGAGCTGGCCTTATTAGAAACCTTAGATATGGGCAAGCCGATCGGTGATTCGCTCAGCGTTGATGTCACTGGCGCGTTGAGAGCACTGCGCTGGACAGCTGAAGCTACCGATAAAATTTACGACGAAATTGCTGCCACGCCGGTCGATCAGTTAGGTCTGGTTACTCGAAATCCGGTTGGCGTTGTGGCGGCTATCGTACCATGGAACTTCCCGATGATTATGGCAGCGTGGAAATTTGCACCGGCGCTCGCCATGGGTAACTCGGTCATTCTTAAACCTTCTGAAAAGTCGCCATTAACTGCGATAAAATTAGCAGCGCTAGCCCATCAAGCGGGGATTCCCAGCGGTGTTTTTAATGTATTACCTGGCTTTGGTCATACCGTTGGTGAGGCACTGGCGCGGCATATGGCCGTTGACACCTTAGTGTTTACTGGCTCCACGGGCGTTGCCAAACGGCTGATGGTGATGGCCGGTGAAACCAATATGAAGCGGGTTTGGTCAGAGGCAGGCGGCAAGTCTGCCAATATTATATTTGCCGATGCGCCCGACCTTGATGCGGCGGCAGAGGCAGCAGCTTCGGCTATTTGTTACAACCAAGGTGAAGTTTGCACCGCCGGCTCGCGACTATTGGTACAGGATAGTGTGGCAGATGAATTTATCGCTAAACTGCATCAAGCCTTCAAGGCATGGCAGCCCGGCAATCCTCTTGACCCGTCAACGGCCGTGGGTGCCACGGTTGATGATACGCAAATGCAGCAAGTGCTGCGATATGTTGCCTCAGGCGTAGCTGATGGGGCAAGCTTGTCGCTGGGAGGCGAGCAGGTCGAACCGGTTAGCAATGGCTTTTACGTGCAGCCCGCAATTTTTGAAAACGTCAGCAATGACATGCCTATCGCACAGGAAGAGATTTTTGGCCCGATTTTGTCGGTGATTCGTTTTCATGATGAGGCCGAGGCATTAGCGATGGCAAATGACTCTATCTATGGGCTGGCAGCAGGTGTCTGGACCGCCGATCTAAGCCGAGCGCACCGCATGGCTAGAAAACTACAAGCCGGTTCTGTATGGGTGAATCAATATGATGGCGGCGATATGACCGCGCCCTTTGGCGGCTTTAAGCAAAGCGGTAACGGGCGCGACAAGTCGCTGCATGCCTTTGATAAATACACCGAGTTAAAGTCTACCTGGATTAAGCTATAG
- a CDS encoding FAD-binding oxidoreductase: MLNPRTHSSEYPESYYAATLVYHDRYPILEQKLETQVCVIGAGFSGVNTALELAERGFNVVLLEAFRIGWGASGRNGGQLIQGIGHGLEPFEKALGEEGIEAIEAMGFESVNIVKDRVAKYQINCDLKMGYCDLANKPRHMQELMAHKAWLDKVDYPHETRLLESHEMSQVVGSESYIGGLIDMGSGHLHPLNLVCAEAQAAHRLGVQIFEQSAVIDIEQGTRHRIVTAKGEVQADSLVICGNAHVAGLDKQLEGQVLPAGSYVIATEPLSAEVRQRVLPQDMAVCDQRVDLDYYRLSSDGRLLFGGLCTYSGRDPKDIVAALRPNMDKVFPYLKDVAIDYAWGGMIGIGANRFPQVGRLRDNVYFAQAYSGHGVNVTHMAAKVIAESISGETDRIAWFEKVSHIQFPGGRRFRSPLLAIGMLYHRLKDWF, translated from the coding sequence ATGTTAAACCCACGCACCCATTCCAGTGAATACCCCGAATCCTATTATGCTGCGACCTTGGTCTATCACGATCGTTACCCCATATTAGAACAAAAGCTGGAGACTCAAGTGTGTGTTATCGGTGCTGGTTTCAGTGGCGTAAATACCGCCCTAGAGCTAGCCGAACGCGGTTTTAATGTGGTTTTGCTAGAAGCGTTTCGGATTGGCTGGGGCGCCTCTGGACGCAATGGCGGTCAGCTGATTCAAGGCATTGGCCATGGTCTTGAGCCTTTCGAAAAAGCCTTAGGTGAAGAAGGCATTGAGGCCATTGAAGCGATGGGCTTTGAGTCGGTCAATATCGTTAAAGATCGTGTTGCCAAGTATCAAATCAACTGTGATTTGAAAATGGGCTATTGCGACCTAGCCAATAAGCCTAGACATATGCAAGAACTGATGGCGCATAAAGCCTGGCTAGACAAGGTTGACTATCCGCATGAGACACGCTTATTAGAGTCTCATGAAATGTCGCAAGTAGTAGGCTCAGAGAGCTATATTGGCGGCCTTATTGATATGGGAAGTGGGCACTTACATCCGCTTAACCTGGTATGTGCAGAGGCACAGGCCGCGCATCGGCTTGGCGTGCAAATTTTTGAGCAATCCGCCGTGATCGACATTGAACAGGGCACGCGCCATCGGATTGTGACGGCCAAAGGTGAAGTCCAAGCAGACAGCTTGGTGATTTGTGGCAATGCCCACGTCGCCGGCCTCGACAAACAGCTGGAGGGGCAGGTGTTGCCCGCAGGCAGCTATGTGATTGCCACCGAACCGCTGTCTGCTGAGGTGCGTCAGCGGGTTTTGCCTCAAGACATGGCCGTTTGTGACCAACGTGTGGATTTGGATTATTATCGTTTAAGCAGTGATGGGCGGCTATTATTCGGTGGCTTATGCACCTACTCCGGGCGAGACCCAAAAGATATTGTCGCTGCTTTGCGCCCCAATATGGATAAAGTATTTCCTTACTTAAAAGATGTAGCGATTGACTATGCTTGGGGTGGCATGATTGGCATTGGGGCTAATCGATTTCCTCAGGTTGGCAGACTCAGAGACAATGTATATTTTGCCCAGGCCTACTCAGGCCACGGGGTTAATGTGACCCACATGGCTGCCAAAGTGATCGCCGAATCAATTAGCGGCGAAACCGATCGTATTGCGTGGTTTGAAAAAGTCAGTCACATCCAATTTCCAGGCGGCAGGCGCTTTCGCTCACCGCTGCTGGCAATTGGCATGCTATATCATCGTCTCAAAGACTGGTTTTAG
- a CDS encoding cupin domain-containing protein, whose amino-acid sequence MDVGKRLAEVRKKSGLSQRELAKRAGVTNSTISMIEKNSVSPSVSSLKKVLSGLPMSLMEFFDSEDSSRVDMPVVYDSQDFLDTSIPGLDWRLIGKAFPNRQMSFMVENLAPGADTGEDMYMHEGEEAGYILSGKMELTVAGEVYIVEAGQGYYFDSRQEHRFRNPFEQDCRLVSCTTPADL is encoded by the coding sequence GTGGATGTAGGAAAACGTTTGGCAGAAGTGCGAAAAAAATCGGGATTATCGCAGCGCGAGTTAGCGAAACGAGCCGGCGTTACCAACTCTACTATCTCGATGATCGAAAAAAACAGCGTTAGTCCAAGCGTCAGCTCCTTGAAAAAAGTTTTATCAGGGCTGCCGATGTCGCTGATGGAATTCTTTGACTCAGAAGATTCGTCACGAGTTGATATGCCGGTGGTTTATGATTCACAGGATTTTTTAGATACGTCTATTCCCGGACTGGATTGGCGGTTGATCGGTAAAGCCTTTCCAAATCGTCAAATGTCGTTCATGGTAGAAAATTTAGCCCCGGGCGCAGACACGGGCGAAGATATGTATATGCATGAAGGTGAAGAAGCCGGGTATATTCTGAGTGGCAAGATGGAGCTTACCGTCGCAGGTGAAGTGTATATCGTCGAAGCTGGTCAGGGATATTACTTTGATTCTCGGCAAGAGCATCGCTTCCGTAATCCGTTTGAACAAGACTGCCGACTGGTGTCCTGCACCACCCCTGCCGACCTATAA
- a CDS encoding cation transporter gives MTESRILVVSALASAAFALYGLVLGIISHSGMILFDAVYSTITIVLTLLSIYIIKLAEAKQSARFPYGKALFEPMFVFFQSLALIGMCVFTASAAITDLLSGGRYVAPSLGLIYASICSLGCFSMAWLIKRCNRNLQSLLISLEGKLWLGDAYLSTAVLLGFALSFLLQLSAWPQWVVYADPIMVLIASAAFIMIPTRLAYRSIKEVLLHRADPDTVDSIRQALLQSLQGQHIEVDDYRLKVVRTGRELSVEANLLIAQGRYFDAATADRIRADLLTTAKQHAAQQFINVSATAERQWL, from the coding sequence ATGACTGAAAGTCGGATTTTAGTAGTCTCGGCACTCGCTTCCGCGGCATTTGCGCTCTATGGCCTGGTTTTAGGCATTATCAGCCACTCCGGCATGATCTTATTTGATGCGGTTTATTCGACGATCACCATCGTCTTAACTTTGCTCTCGATTTATATTATCAAGCTAGCTGAAGCCAAGCAGTCAGCGCGCTTTCCTTATGGTAAGGCACTGTTTGAGCCGATGTTTGTGTTCTTTCAATCGCTGGCATTGATTGGCATGTGTGTATTTACAGCCAGCGCAGCCATCACTGATCTGCTCAGTGGCGGTCGTTATGTGGCGCCAAGCCTCGGCTTAATTTACGCCAGCATCTGCAGTCTTGGCTGTTTCAGCATGGCCTGGTTGATTAAGCGATGTAACCGCAATTTACAATCATTACTGATCAGCTTAGAGGGCAAGCTTTGGCTCGGCGATGCATACCTTAGCACTGCGGTATTACTTGGCTTTGCGCTGAGTTTTTTACTGCAATTATCTGCCTGGCCGCAGTGGGTTGTGTATGCCGACCCCATCATGGTGCTGATTGCCTCTGCTGCGTTTATTATGATTCCAACCCGACTTGCCTATCGCTCCATCAAAGAAGTGTTACTTCATCGAGCCGACCCTGACACCGTTGACAGTATTCGCCAGGCTTTGCTGCAAAGCCTACAAGGTCAACATATTGAGGTGGATGATTACCGGCTTAAAGTGGTCAGAACGGGGCGCGAGCTATCGGTTGAGGCAAATTTGTTGATCGCTCAAGGCCGGTATTTTGATGCCGCCACGGCCGACCGCATCAGGGCCGACTTACTCACTACAGCGAAACAGCATGCAGCGCAGCAATTCATCAATGTCAGCGCAACGGCAGAGCGGCAGTGGCTGTGA
- a CDS encoding gamma-glutamylcyclotransferase, whose protein sequence is MTHIFAYGTLMYPELLQQLTGRQWQLESAKLTQFSRHILMAPGFSQSPVIVPNPAGEVVGKIMYNVDAATLALLDAYECVDDGVYQRVSAVAQLHGSEKPLSVDCYCLGSNRIPYAGEWQAAAFEADHYQTFKQQIIPEFLQEYYAND, encoded by the coding sequence ATGACTCACATTTTTGCCTATGGTACGTTGATGTACCCTGAGCTGTTACAACAGCTGACGGGTCGACAGTGGCAACTTGAGTCGGCTAAATTAACACAGTTTAGTCGACATATTTTGATGGCACCTGGTTTTAGCCAGTCGCCGGTGATTGTGCCAAACCCAGCAGGCGAGGTGGTCGGCAAAATTATGTACAATGTCGATGCTGCCACGCTAGCTTTGCTTGACGCTTATGAATGTGTTGATGACGGCGTATATCAGCGCGTTTCTGCCGTCGCGCAACTGCACGGCTCCGAAAAACCCTTATCCGTTGACTGCTATTGCTTAGGCAGTAACCGTATCCCCTATGCCGGCGAATGGCAAGCTGCTGCGTTTGAAGCTGATCACTATCAGACCTTTAAACAGCAGATCATCCCCGAGTTTTTGCAGGAATATTATGCCAATGACTGA